The stretch of DNA AAATCATGGCACACGTGAATGTAGTAAGGACTTTCTCAAACTTTCACGAAAGCCTTGACACTTTTGCAAAACCTTAGGACTACACATCTACGCTTTGGCTATTTTCGCGGCTCAAATATAAACCGAGTTTACTAACCTTATTTTTACCGGGacgggtataactggagtgTCTCAGAACCTGCATGCAACCTCAGAACCTCTATGCATCcatatatgcatgcatgcatgcatgcatagaTGCATAGAGGTTCTGAGGTCGCATGCAGGTTCTGAGAcactccagttatacccgtCCATTTTACCGTAGTAGCAGAAAATgaactttttcaaatataaactaCACTCTTCCTCGGTAGAGCGAATGTACAGTACGGTCCATGTACTTTATTTTTAGCTTGAGAGGGCCCGCTGGAAGGCTATTTCTTTAGGCTATTTTACTGACGCCGCTTAATTCGATTACTATTCGCTGACCGGAACTGAAAATAGAAGGCGTGACTAAAAGAAGAGACAATGCTCTATGCAAGGTCTGGAAACGTGAATAAATGAGCTGAACTTATCGACAGCATTAATAATGACATTAATGTCAGGGTTATTTTGTTTATCACCAACTGATCCGCTTCTAAGACTTCATTTTATAGCTGGCAGTTGGTGTGGTTCAGAATATTTGTGCGCATCAACATGCATAGTTCCGTATCTTCGCAGAAGTCTACAAGTCTTATTTCTGTTAGCCAGCTGACTGAATTTATTGGCTTGTCCGATGCAGTATCCGATCTTGTTATTTTGGATGTCAGTGTTCCTATGCCTGGAGAGACTAAAGACTGCTATACAGAGTTCAAACAGCGACACATTCCTGGTGCAAGGTTTTTTGATTTGAATAAGTGTAAAGAAACGAATACCGAAAATGAATACATGTTGCCGACTGTAGAGAAATTTAAAAAGTGTGTCGAACGTTTTGATATCAAAAGTCATACAACGGTTGTTGTGTATGATGCTAATAAAGAAAAGGGAATGTTTAGTTCTCCTCGCGCTTGGTTCATGTTTATGACGTTTGGACATAAAAGGGTGTATGTGATTGATGGAGGGCTTATGCAATGGCTCAAAGAAGGTTTGTTCAGTTGTTGACATGCTTTCTTGCATAGATCTCAAGCTGTTTGATTAAATTTCTGCCGTATAAATATTATGTGTTTGTATCAAATTTCATCATTTTTCAGggtcaaataaaattatttttcagaaaaattatttgatacaaATTATATGTCAAGTCTTGTGTTGAACAACTTGAACTCTCATTTGTTAGAGATATTAATAAAACTCACTATCTGAGACAAAAAAAGGCATATATAGTTTACTCATTCTATTAAAACGTGTCAGTTCTACCAATCCTTGCCTTGAACTATCAGGGAACTGAGATCATACGGATATGCTTActttaaaaaagtaaataaaaacagtactcacaaaataaataaataaaatgaagttgGAGTTATGTTCCTACGCTTTTTAACACACATTGTGCAGTCTTAGTGGAAAAAATCTTATCTTAAATATCTCATGCATTTTTATTGAACAGGAAGGAGTACAGAGACGGGTGATGCCCCACTACGCTTGCAATCAAATTATTCACCTGGACAGTTTCGTATTGCGCACGTGAAGTGTTTGCAGCAGGTGAAACTGAACATTGTTGCTAAGAATTTTCAACTGCTGGATGCTCGCTCTCCTGCCTTGTTCCATGGCTCCTCTCCAGAGCTGAGACCTGGTTAGTCAGTAAGAACTGGCACTATTTAACATGTGTTTGCTAAGGCTGGTAATAGCTTTTACTGTTCTCAAACTATTTAAGTCATATATATTGTAGGTTACTCTCTCTTAAATAAGTTTGGTTCAGCAaattgttttttcaatttttatttgattcaTTCCTATTGATGAATTATGCAAGTTTTTGGGCATTTTAAAACGGTATGGTAACTCTTTTTACTTACCTAATACTGTGTgatatttaacataaaaaacaGTGACTTCGTGGTACATAATGGCAGTCTTCAtgttttgatttttgcaaatttgACTAACGTCTTTAAATGactatttatgttaaaaatgaGATGCCATTAAACTTGCGGTTAAGAACCTTTTACGTTTACCACGCATACAAAAACAGTATCACAATTTCACTGCAGTTTGAGTTGTTTTGGCCATATTTTAATCCGTtcataattaaaaaaagaatGATAGTAAATTTCTTATTACTTTATTACTACTTGTCATTTAAGTTAGGAAACAGACAGAATGAGAACAGTGGAAGTCAGCTCTATTCAAATGCACAATGCAGAGGTACTATATTTCAACCTTTTCTCATCTCTAAGGAAATATGCAAAGCCAAACCAAACgatgaataaaaaaacaaaaggttttttctgtttttaaaatTGGTGAACAGTATAGTTGGTATTAGCTAGTTTTGAGGACATTTCAATTTCACACGATCAAAGGTTTGAACTCGTTATTATCCAAAAACTAGTTAAGTCTAATGGCTTACATGTGTATCTGTACTAAAATAGCAGTATTAACACTTGCATCTGCAGCAATTTTGCTACACACAACATTTTTGTTTAGTGATGTCTATCAAACAGGGTTGATGATGATTTTTCATGATGAGCCAGTTATCTCCTAGCGGATGAgcagaaattatttttgtttccgGCATCAGTTGCATTTGGCTATGGATGTATATATAGTAGGGGGCAAACAGCCTTTAAATCATGTTTTGTTGCAGATATAAAGCCAGGCCATATTCCAGGCTCCAAGTGTTTGTTTTGGATCGAATTCCTTGAAGATGGAGTGTTAAAGTCACCGGAAAAGTTAGTTGAGGTTTACAAAGCAGCAGGGGTGGACCCAAAATCGTCTATCGTGGCAACGTGTAACACAGGTTGGATACTTACTATAATGAGAATTGCTGTAGTGCTAGCAGTGTTTGATGAGTTTGttgttttcttataaaaaataacctttttatatatttttgcctTGGTCTACAAAAAGAGAGTTTTAGAAACAAAGAGTTGACAATTTATTCATATTTTGATTTATGAAtttggatttgtctcccttggtTTGCCTGTTGCACTGCAGTAAGTTGTAAATCTTTCAGTTTCGGTCATTTCCCCGGATACCAAGTcacttcatttatatatatgtttgtcaaaacctttttaagttttaaagcaACTACTTTTATAAGAATACACTTTGTCCATCGCTCAGCTCAAAAGCCAAATGATAAATATTTCAGGAATTGCTTAAAACTACGCAAAAtgctaaattatatgtaagaaATTGAAATGTTCAAGTAATTATCAATAAAAATAGGTGATTTGTCTTTTGTTGTGTTAAAGACAGATAGAGTGGGTGTAGCCCTAGTGATACAGGAGATGGGCAGAGCCATCGAGTGTAAGAGTTGCGCCATGCTAGTAACGCAAAAAAGTTGATCACGTGACCCTATGGTCGCCATCTTAGTTCCATTTACCGTATCGTACTCAAAGTGATATacgatatttattataattatcactTTGATTGTGCTGTTCTAATAGGATTTTAGTTGTTATTGTGGAAATTAAGGGCTGTTAGTTCACTCAGCCTCATCTAAACCTAGATTTTTTCGTGATGATTGGAAGGCTAAGTCATTACCATATATATTTTAAAGGGCTGTTAGTTCATTCAGCCTCATCTAAACCTAATGTTTTATGATTGAAATGCTAAGTCATTACCATAGTTTAAACGCGGAGCTAAGTGACAATTTTAAGCATTATTTGAGCGAGAACTACACCTATTCATACATTGATCATGCtgatttgttaatattttatatctcaGTGTAATcggtgtgtgtatgtatgtgttgaACTCAAAGTGCAACAAAGAGGTTACTAAAAGTTGGCAgtgtagtagtagcagcagtcaACTTTCCTTCAATCAACTTGCTTGTGGCATTAGATTAGATCAAGGAGTTTCACTCCATTAATAGATCAAAATGGTTAACTGCTGGGCAGTAGGATGCACAAACAGATCTGAGCACGGCTACACAATGCATTGCTTCCCAAGAGATGCCACATTGCGAGTTAAGTGGATACAAATGGTAAGACGAGAGGGTACCACCACTTCTTCATCACGACTTTGTCACGTAAGTGTTATATTTACAGAATTCATTGATAGTGAACATAGCTTCCGCATGATTTAACTGTTTATTGAAGTTAACGATAAATACCAGCATAAACATAATATAGGCCTAACTAATATACAGATATTTCTTTTCAGGCACACTTTGAAGATCAGATGTATGAGCCTAACCGCAAAGATGGCTTGAAGAAACTTCGGCATCTTGCTTATCCCACTCTGTTTCCACATCGTTCGGCTCCCAAAAGACGAAAGCCACCTTTAAAACGAGGTGCAGATGACTCAGGGCCATCGATTGCTTATTCCTCTGACCATGACTATGCAAGCAGTAAGCCATGCCCAACGCCTGAAGAAGAACCTAATGTTTCAGTTCTGGAGGCACCATCTTCTTCTGGTttgcaaatttgttttgttcatGTTTGCTTTGACATACAATTACATTTATCTTGAGTAATATGTGTTTATAACATTTTCTGTTAGTAGGCTTGCGATGATCATGCAAGTAAGTACAGTCAGTGGAAATGTGTGTGAGGAGTGCTGGGATTAATTTATTCTTCTGGATGGGACTTAACCAATGCCTCTGTGCATTACTAATTCTTTGTGTGTCTTCTTTCACATCTAATTTGTACACTTTGCTAATCCTAATATGCACAACTTAACAGAACTCATAACTTGTATAACCACCTTCTGATTATATGTTCCTCTATCTTCCACTCATCAAAACTTAACTACAGCGCCTAGATATACTGAGCTTgcattgacaaaattatttcattttacttttagtGGAAATGAATACAACTAGCATTAAAGAAGATGACCAGAATACAATAAACACCTTGAAGAAAAAGATTTCTTCAGTAGAAACTCAGAATGCTAAGGTATAAgacttttgtagattttataagCTATATTTGATACTGATGTGTATTACTTGATGTTTGATGTAATGGGTATATATTAAATTTGATTTACTATTTTTGTGTAAGGTACGAAAGAGATGCTTTGATCTTCGAAAGAAGCTCAAGCAGTCGGAGTCAGCTGTAGGTGAAATGTTTAATGAGGATCAGCTTGAAGCGCTTCGACGAAAGTCTAAAAGAGGACTTAAATGGAGCCCGGGAACCATTAAAAAAGGTCTCCAACTGAGATTTGCATGTGGTTCCACAGGCTACAACATGTTGCTTGAGCAGAATCATCCACTTCCTTCTATTAGAACACTCCAAAGACATATGCAGAGAGTTCCATTTTCATCTGGTGTACTCAAGGGGGTGTTTGAGTATATGAAAGTTAAGGTAAAGTTCCGTAATTACAGACTAAGATGTGGTGCTTCGCTCTCTGAAAAACCCATGGTGATTAAATCAAAAATGGCTATTTAAAATTATAGCATTATCTTTGGCTaaaatgtgaaatatttttgGTGCGACTAAAGGGCTTTAGTGTCCACAGGTTGAGAAAATGTCTCCCTTTGATAGAGACTGCTGCCTCACACTAGATGAGCTGCAGATTACTCCAGCTAAAGAGTACGATCGAGCTAGCGGAAGCATCATGGGTGATGTAACTTTACCTGGACACAAAGGAAAAGCCACGCATGGGCTTGTTTTCATGTTGGCAGGTATAATCTTAGGTCTTAGATTTATTAACAAACAAACAGAAATCATGTTGCAAATCGTTTTTTATGTCGGTCATAGAGAGTATGCATCCTCGGGTTTTGGGCTAGCTTGCAAGTCAGAAGTCGTAGGTCAATATGTGGAATTTGATTCAAGTCACAATCGGTGACTCgtttttgttgcttttattcCTGTTATTTTAGATATGTTGCAAATTAATTAGTTTACTAAAGTTTATTAAACAACAATGTCTATGCTTGCAGGACTGGCAACAAGGTGGAAACAGGTAGTAGCTTATTACTTTACAGGTAATTCTGTGCGAGGAGCTGTTTTCAAGCCAATCATCTTGGACATTATCAGCCATGCTGAGAGCATAGGTTTACATGTAGTATCTGTTACCTCAGATATGGGTTCCTCTAATCGAGCTATGTGGGCAGCCTTCGGTATTATCGTTAACAAGTTTTGCAAACCTTGCACAAGTGTTACTCATCCTAGTGATGCTAGCAAACATCTATATTTTCTTGCAGATGTTCCGCACCTTATCAAAAACCTGAAAGCATCTTTGCTCAGTAATGGGTCATTCAAGCTTCCTTCAGATATTGTTCAGAAGTACAATTTGCCTTCTGATAGTGTCTCTATTAGGCCAGTGAAAAGGTTGATTGATTACCAATGCAGCAAAGGGTTGAGGCTTGCTCCTAACCTTTCTGAATCTGCTCTAGAGCCTAGTCACTTTGAGAAAATGAAAGTGTACAATGCATTGAATTTTTTCAGTCATAGTGTATCTTGTGCATTGAAACTCATGGTTGAATATTCAAAAAGCCCAGATTCTGAGCTTAATGTTCTCTATGTAGAAGGTGAGATAGATGAGTTTGAGTCAACAGCATGGTTCATAGAAAAATGTAACAAATGGTTTGACTATATGTCGAGTAGGCAGCCAGTAATGGCTTTATCTAACAATAATATGGAATCGTACAACTTAGCTGTAGAGTCACTTAAAGAGTTCATTGTAGTTATTCAAGGTTTGAAGGTAGGTGCAGGTGATTGGAAACCCGTGCAGACTGGTGTGATTCTGTCCACAACATCTATACTTGACATGTGTGAGGGATTACTCCAGTCTCACAACTTTCTTCTCACTTCAAGATTTACTCAAGATTGTCTTGAGAATCTATTTAGCTCAGTTAGGATCAAGAATCCAGTTCCAACACCACTTGAGTTtagaaataatttgaaaattattATGACGGCTCAATTTTTGAAAGTCCCTCAAACAGGTAGCTATGATATTGATGAAAGTGACTATCTTGGTAACCTATTAATTTCAGATACTCAGCCCGAACCAGCTGTCGATCAGACAACATCGCAATACATGATGTCATTGTCTTTAGAATCAAACATTTCTGATGATGAGAAGAATTCTCTCTACTACGTTTCAGGCTACTGTTTAAAGTCTCTTAAAAAGCGAAAAATGGTTTGCCAAACATGTTTTCAATCTGCATCAACTTCGGATGCACTAGATGGGGTCAGTAAGTTGGTTCAACTTAAGGACTATAAAACGGGGGCTTTATGCCGTGTTGCTGAACCCGTATATAATGCTATGCTGAAATGGGAAAAGATTTTCAGGGCTAATGTAGAACAAGCATCACATAGAAACATCCGGAGAGCTCTGATCGATGGCTGTGGTAGGGTTGCCAGCATAGAGGACATTGTGCTCAAGTGTCATAACTTACCATCTAAGTTGCTTAGCACTTTTATAGACACTAGGCTTAGGTTTTTTTGTAAAGACCAAACAAAAAAACTAGGTCAAAGTCAAACTGTAGGATCTACCAAGGGGAGCCGCTCTACATTCATAAGGTCAATGGCCAAAAAGGCAAAGTAATCATCCATACGTTTACTTCGGTTCATGTTTCCTAACCTAGTGTCTGTAGCAGCTCTACTAGTAGGTGCTAACTGCTATAAATCCgtattaacaatatttatatatgtgacATTACTGTGTTTCTAGGATGAAGGTTTCTAGGAGCTCCTCTACTAGGTGCTAATTGGTAATAAACCcgtattaaaaataattatatatgtatgtttctaGCAACTTCATCAAATTGaccgtatatattatatacttgatATATTTGGCCTTATTTGGtgcatttgaatatatataattatgttgtttgCAAACCCTTGCCCAACCACATGACATATGTAATTTGTCTGTTTAATTTTACTGCATTTAAATATGTGTGTGTACGTATGCATgttatttgcaaatatatgtgCATGTGTAGAAACCTCAACTCAGTTTTTATGGACTTGTGCTCTCTTTTTTGCTTGATTAGAGGCAATAAGGCAGTCAAAGATACTATATCATGTTAACTGAAGTATCATATGTTAGCAAGGGTTGCCTGTCATGCAAACCTATTGGCCAATATTCACTTAGGTGACTTTTTATTGGCTAGCAAAGACCATTGCCTATAACAATGAAATGAAACCATTGTGCAAAGTGGAACTAAGATGGCGCCCGTAAATTGTTGGTGGCGTAACTCTTACACTCGATGGCTCTGGAGATGGGTGATGCTTAGATGAGGTGCTGATAGAGCGGGTGTAGCCTTAGTGATACAGGAGATGGGTGATGCTTAGGTGAGGTGCTGATAGAACGGGTGTAGCCCTAGTGATACAGGAGATGGGTGATGCTTAGATGAGGTGCTGATAGAACGGGTGTAGCCCTAGTGATACAGGAGATGGGTGATGCTTAGGTGAGGTGCTGATAGAACGGGTGTAGCCCTAGTGATACAGGAGATGGGTGATGTTTAGGTGAGGTGCTGATAGAACGGGTGTAGCCCTAGTGATACAGGAGATGGGTGATGTTTAGGTGAGGTGCTAATAGAACGGGTGTAGCCATAGTGATACAGGAGATGGGTGATGTTTAGGTGAGGTGCTGATAGCACGGGTGTAGCCCTAGTGATACAGGAGATGGGTGATGCTTAGGTGAGGTGCTAATAGAACGGGTGTAGCCCTAGTGATACAGGAGATGGGTGATGCTTAGGTGAGGTGCTAATAGCACGGGTGTAGCCATAGTGATACAGGAGATGGGTGATGTTTAGGTGAGGTGCTGATAGAACGGGTGTAGCCCTAGTGATACAGGAGATGGGTGATGCTTAGGTGAGGTGCTAATAGAACGGGTGTAGCCCTAGTGAAACAGGAGATGGGTGATGCTTAGGTGAGGTGCTAATGAAGTTACCAAACTGGTGTAATATAGACGGTGTGAACTTGAAATTACGATAatgtatatctttttatttattttttttgcatttcataTTTAATTATTACACCTGGTTTTTCTACTTTCAGTCGTTTGATTGTTGTTTCTTAGTACAATTTTCACTTTCTACTTCATGATAACCGCTAAAACGCATCTAGGTCTGTTGAAAAATTTATCAGGAGATATTTGTTAGTTTTTCTgtgatttatttaatattaagGTAAATATTGTCTTTTTCCATTTCAAGACTGCAACTTCTCACGCAAGTCTCTTagtcaaatatttgtaaaataaataaaaggatGTCTGGAACAatgttaaatgtttttaaaccatGTAGAACTGAACTATGTGAAGGGAACTGCATttctatttattgttattgattatttattgaTTTGTTGTTTAAATCATATTGTTTGAGATTTTCTTCGTTCTAATGTAACACTCATTTCGCTTCAAAGAAAGTTTTTTGGACATTTCTGTATTTGTTCCATCTCATTTACGGTTTAAAACATAAATCTTTGTTTAATCACTTACAGGTATGGCAGCATGTTTCATCAAGCTGACCTGTCACATGCTGGGCAACTCTGACGTTGCTGTGTATGATGGATCGTGGGTAGACTGGTTCCTTCATGCACCTGATAATCTCAAGATAGAAGTTCCAAAGTAGAATGTTTTATGTCATACAGGAGTTGTGCTCTCTGTGTTGTGTGTAATGcagttatatattttttgattgtttACTATCAACCGTCTCATTAAAATTTGCAGTACTTTTTTATTGACCCAAATATTTTACATTCTATTATGTTGTTGCTATTATTTGttgttattatacattattatttgttgctttttattattttatcgctcataataaatatttgtgttgttttattGAAGGGAAACTACCACTGTAAAAATAGCTTCTACACAGTTTAATATCTTCATCTTCCGCGTTTAGAAAATCAACAACTCGCATGAAACCTCACCCTTGAATGACGGCCATCATTTTATTAGTGTGTGGGTCTTCAAGTACTTTATCATATATTCTCTTGTAGTGAAGGTGGTGTGTCTCCTTGTGTCTGCAAGAATAATCTTGACAGGGCTAAAACAGTAATAGAGCT from Watersipora subatra chromosome 2, tzWatSuba1.1, whole genome shotgun sequence encodes:
- the LOC137387668 gene encoding 3-mercaptopyruvate sulfurtransferase-like is translated as MHSSVSSQKSTSLISVSQLTEFIGLSDAVSDLVILDVSVPMPGETKDCYTEFKQRHIPGARFFDLNKCKETNTENEYMLPTVEKFKKCVERFDIKSHTTVVVYDANKEKGMFSSPRAWFMFMTFGHKRVYVIDGGLMQWLKEGRSTETGDAPLRLQSNYSPGQFRIAHVKCLQQVKLNIVAKNFQLLDARSPALFHGSSPELRPDIKPGHIPGSKCLFWIEFLEDGVLKSPEKLVEVYKAAGVDPKSSIVATCNTGMAACFIKLTCHMLGNSDVAVYDGSWVDWFLHAPDNLKIEVPK